CACAAGGTCGACCACGTCACGACCGACGGTCGCTACCCCGGCGGGATGGCGACCGCGATCGTCTACGAAGAAGCGATGGTCACCGAGGAGTTCGCCGAGGTGATGGATGACGCCGGATACGAGGGCGAATTGATTCGTTCGCAAGCGGCTCTCCGGTGGGTCACTGCACGTACAGCGAGTACGCGATCACGAGAAAGCCGGCGAGAACGAGGAGACTCTCGAGTAAGATTCCCGTCGCGAGCCGAACGCTGAGAAGTTCATAGAGCATTCCCGCGAGGACGAGTCCGAGCGTCACGAGTCCGAACCCGGCGG
This genomic window from Haloterrigena salifodinae contains:
- a CDS encoding DUF7521 family protein, with product MSPYTGVTEIALALAVVKTLVLVVGGVITYVAFKAYRRTRQRPLGLLAAGFGLVTLGLVLAGMLYELLSVRLATGILLESLLVLAGFLVIAYSLYVQ